The genome window GGCCGAAGCCCTTGTGGTCAATACGGCAATGGGCAGATGGGCGAGGCCGGGGCGGCGGCGCACCTCCTCTAACAGCTCGAAGCCGGACATGCGGGGCATCTCGAGGTCGGTCACCACAGCCTGGAATGGCTGTTGCTCCAGTAGCTCGAGGGCCTCTTGGCCGTCCGACGCGGTAACCACCTGGTGGCCAGCTTTACGTAGCATCTGGGCTACTATTTTGCGAACCGAAAGTGAGTCATCGACCAGCAACACAGGCAGGTGTCGGCTGGCTGGGGTTTCAATGCGAGCCTGGATGGGCAAAGGGGCGCTCAGGCTTAGCAGACCGCTTGGACTCAACACCAGAACTACCTGGCCGGTAGCTGAAACAGTTGCGCCAATCAGATGGGGCAGCTCGGAAAGAGGCGCGGCGAGGGGCTTAACCAGGGCTTGTTGCAACCCAATAAAGCGCTCGACAGCCAGAGCTACCAAGGTGCCGCCACGCCCCTCCACTACGGCCAGCGTATACTCCTCTTGCTCGGCAGGGGGTAGGCCCAGTAGTTCGCTGAGATGCTTGATGGGGAGGGCGCTTCCCTCGTGGATCACCTCCTGCTGGCCAGAGGGCGCGGTGAGCAGGGTTACCAGACTCTCACGCGGTAAGGCAAAGGTTTGCCCACCGCTTTGAAGCAGCAGGATGTCTGAGACTGCCAGGTTCTGCGGAACCTTTAGGCGGAAAGTGGTACCCAGACCGCTGCGGGTTTCGACGGCCAGATCGCCACGCAGGCGGCGGATGATGGTGGCTACGGCGTCCAGCCCCACCCCCCGCCCGGCCACATCCGATACTGCCGAGGCGGTGGAAAGGCCGGGGAGGAAGATAAGCTCCACCGCTTCTTCTGGGCGCAGAGCCTCTACCTGGGCCTGCGTACGCAAGCCCTTTTCCACAGCTTTTTGTTTGATGGCCTCGAGGTCGATGCCGCGGCCATCGTCGCTGATTTCCAGTATCAGGTTACTGCGCTGTTGCTGGGCGCGAATGGTCAGGATGCCCTTAGGCGTTTTGCCAGCAGCCAGGCGCTCGGCGGGGCTTTCTATGCCGTGAATTACGGCGTTGCTAACCAGGTGGAGCAGCGCCTCCGAAAGACCATCGAGCAGTACGGAGTCAACCTCGACCTGTTCGCCCTGCAACTGTATATGCACCTGCTTCTCGCCAGCTATCTGTTGTACTTGACGTGTAATTCGGGTGTAGAAACGCCCTATGGGCACCAGGCGAGCCCGGCCTACTTCTCCGCGCAAGTCTTGCGTAAGCTTGCCAAACAGCTCGGTTTCTTGCCGAAAGGCCTTGATCTGGTCACTGAGGGCATTTTGCACCTCGGCCAGGTCGCTGGTCATCTCCTGGATGGAGCGGGCCAGGATGTTAAGGTCGTCGTAGCGATCGAACTCGAGCTCGGAAAAAAGCTCCTGTACGGTTTTGCCCAGGGTGCTCTGGGCCTGGGGCGTTTGAGCTTCTTTGGCAAGGGCGAGACGTGGATTAAGGTAGCGAGCTTCAAAGTCTGCAGTGGTGCGCTCGAGCCGTTGGCGGGCTGCCTCCAACAGTTGATCCATCTCCTCGAAGCGCCGGGCCAGCAGTTCCAAGCGCGAATGCGCTACGAGGGTTTCACCAGCCAGGTTGAGCAGGGTATCCAGACGCTCGAGGCTCACCCGTACCGATGTGCTCTGGCCGGGCCGAGCTGGCGTTGCTGGAGTGGGTGGGGCAGATGGTGTGGGGCTAGCAGGGGTAGGCGCTGGAGCTTCTTTATCTAGCAGGTGGGCCAGGCGGCCCTGTAACTCAAAGAGCCGGTGATGAAGGGTCTGGGTGGCCAGGGGGTCTTTGCCTTCGGCTACCATCAGCATCTGGCCCAGCACCTGCGACCCCTCCAGAATGAGCTGTGCAATTGGATCACTCCAGGTTTGCTGCCCCTCGCGTACCGCCACCATGAGGTCTTCGAGCTGGTGGGCCAAGGCTCCAATGGGCTTGCAGCCCACCGAGTAGGCGGCTCCCTTGACCGTGTGCATAGCCCGGAACAAAGCCCGCAGGTGCTCTCCGCTCTCGTCCCCTTTTTGCAAGCTGACCAGGGTGTTGGCGACAAGCTCGAGGTTCTCGAGGGTCTCTGGCGCAAAAAACTCCCAGAACTCGGCGTTTTGCCGATAGAAGTTTTGCAACTCTTCCACCACTCCTACCTGGGATGGGGGAGGCTCGAGGGCTGCTGCTTCGGGGGGCTCGAGGCTATCCACTGCAAAGGCCTCGGGGTTGAGGGTCGTAAGCTCCTGGATAAGGTTCGCTGCCCCCAGGTGGCCTAGCTCGAGGCCCACACGACCTTCCTGGCCGTGGATGGCTATGTTTTCCAGCGCAGTAATCAGTACGGCCGTGAGCTGATCGATAAACTCGACAACCTTGAC of Meiothermus sp. contains these proteins:
- a CDS encoding response regulator — translated: MSTAAAPDLLQSFLEEAWGTVAVFEQAAEFLAIKRHEPLVVIAHRLKGSAGLYGFPQIANLGALAERILEAAPRYTEQQQVKVVEFIDQLTAVLITALENIAIHGQEGRVGLELGHLGAANLIQELTTLNPEAFAVDSLEPPEAAALEPPPSQVGVVEELQNFYRQNAEFWEFFAPETLENLELVANTLVSLQKGDESGEHLRALFRAMHTVKGAAYSVGCKPIGALAHQLEDLMVAVREGQQTWSDPIAQLILEGSQVLGQMLMVAEGKDPLATQTLHHRLFELQGRLAHLLDKEAPAPTPASPTPSAPPTPATPARPGQSTSVRVSLERLDTLLNLAGETLVAHSRLELLARRFEEMDQLLEAARQRLERTTADFEARYLNPRLALAKEAQTPQAQSTLGKTVQELFSELEFDRYDDLNILARSIQEMTSDLAEVQNALSDQIKAFRQETELFGKLTQDLRGEVGRARLVPIGRFYTRITRQVQQIAGEKQVHIQLQGEQVEVDSVLLDGLSEALLHLVSNAVIHGIESPAERLAAGKTPKGILTIRAQQQRSNLILEISDDGRGIDLEAIKQKAVEKGLRTQAQVEALRPEEAVELIFLPGLSTASAVSDVAGRGVGLDAVATIIRRLRGDLAVETRSGLGTTFRLKVPQNLAVSDILLLQSGGQTFALPRESLVTLLTAPSGQQEVIHEGSALPIKHLSELLGLPPAEQEEYTLAVVEGRGGTLVALAVERFIGLQQALVKPLAAPLSELPHLIGATVSATGQVVLVLSPSGLLSLSAPLPIQARIETPASRHLPVLLVDDSLSVRKIVAQMLRKAGHQVVTASDGQEALELLEQQPFQAVVTDLEMPRMSGFELLEEVRRRPGLAHLPIAVLTTRASAKHRDLAIELGANAYLTKPADEVELEQFLREI